A single region of the Amphiura filiformis chromosome 7, Afil_fr2py, whole genome shotgun sequence genome encodes:
- the LOC140156250 gene encoding interleukin-1 receptor-associated kinase 1-binding protein 1-like: MSFHPSHVLASTGTQCTDNKDKISANRENLSVPKLREIQVWATGEAVLTPDRASVRIVVSSKKEQAGEAKSSVARRLDYIVQTLHTHNVKEGDVTITKFIQRLEGVYNMEAEVGVVFVDFDKCQAVCNFLVEKLDESVLVSQPNYFHSSHGLEGVRRQACLNAVQNARQKALEVARLLRQGLGRPLTIREDQSHEWEGPTPSQQDSAAGNEGPMTLQQKIANATVTVSAKVFASFELVSRDKSKQQQRT, from the exons ATGTCATTCCACCCTTCCCATGTTTTGGCTTCTACCGGAACTCAGTGTACTGACAATAAGGACAAGATATCTGCGAATCGGGAAAATTTGTCAGTGCCTAAATTGCGAGAAATTCAAGTTTGGGCTACGGGAGAGGCCGTGTTAACACCGGACAGAGCTAGTGTACGAATTGTGGTATCAAGCAAGAAAGAACAGGCCGGTGaagcaaaaagcagtgttgctAGAAGATTAGATTACATTGTGCAGACGTTGCACACACACAATgttaag GAAGGTGATGTGACAATTACCAAGTTCATCCAGCGGCTAGAGGGCGTTTACAACATGGAAGCAGAAGTGGGTGTAGTCTTTGTAGATTTTGACAAGTGTCAGGCCGTGTGTAATTTTCTGGTGGAAAAGCTTGATGAATCGGTGCTGGTGTCACAACCAAATTACTTTCATAGCTCTCATGGTCTAGAAGGGGTTAG GAGACAAGCATGTCTCAATGCAGTACAGAACGCCAGACAAAAAGCCCTGGAGGTTGCCAGACTTCTACGTCAGGGTCTCGGAAGACCCCTCACCATACGAGAAGACCAGTCACATGAGTGGGAAGGACCTACCCCATCGCAGCAAGACTCTGCAGCAGGCAATGAGGGACCCATGACATTACAACAAAAGATTGCTAATGCCACTGTGACTGTTAGTGCAAAAGTATTCGCTAGTTTTGAACTTGTTTCTCGAGATAAGAGCAAACAACAGCAAAGAACTTGA
- the LOC140156708 gene encoding pyridine nucleotide-disulfide oxidoreductase domain-containing protein 1-like, producing the protein MATADSNTAGVEKPAEAQMARLDSTPGLIVVGGGIAGVTCTETLSDLCPEEEITLISASPLIKTVTNFNQISYVLEEFEVEERPAAALQTRCQNVRVVQDMVTEIDSTNRKITMQSGLKIQYKKLCICTGGIPKLICKDNPLVLGIRDTESVATFQKKLTGAKRVVVVGNGGIATELVYEIEGCEVVWVIKDTSISSTFVDAGAAEFFLPHLVKDKEPAQGPLKRHKYEVADLEAARRTQPTKGGALGPDWNTGLDMKGQAQGSHQVHVEYQSEVKSVWTPSEFKSSNKTADCVPSSTTSSEKRATETTEWPVYVHLTNGKTYGCDFVVSATGVTPNTALFQNQINLDLADDKGMKVDDHMRTNVEHIYAAGDVCTASWEPATHWMQMRLWSQARQMGAYAAKCMVADATGESISQDFCFELFAHVTKFFGYKVVLLGKYNAQDLGNEYEILLRVSDDREFVKVILCNGKMYGAILIGDTDLEETFENLILNGLDLSRYGEDLLDPNIEIEDYFD; encoded by the exons atggCAACTGCAGATTCAAACACCGCAGGAGTTGAGAAGCCAGCTGAAGCACAAATGGCAAGATTAGACTCCACCCCAGGTCTCATAGTAGTGGGAGGGGGCATAGCTGGTGTGACATGTACAGAGACTTTGTCAGATCTATGTCCTGAAGAAGAGATTACATTAATATCGGCATCACCACTAATCAAAACAGTGACAAATTTTAATCAG ATTTCCTATGTTTTGGAAGAGTTTGAGGTTGAAGAAAGACCAGCAGCTGCCCTGCAGACACGATGTCAAAATGTCAGAGTGGTCCAGGATATGGTGACAGAAATAGATTCAACAAATCGCAAAATAACAATGCAAAGTGGTTTGAAAATCCAATATAAAAAGCTTTGTATATGTACAGGCGGCATCCCGAAACTCATTTGCAAAGATAATCCACTTGTTTTGGGTATACGAGACACTGAAAGTGTTGCCACTTTTCAGAAGAAATTAACAGGAGCCAAGCGGGTGGTGGTCGTTGGCAATGGCGGCATAGCAACAGAGCTGGTGTACGAGATTGAAGGCTGTGAGGTAGTATGGGTCATCAAAGACACATCAATTAGCAGTACATTTGTAGATGCTGGTGCTGCTGAGTTCTTCTTACCACATCTTGTGAAAGATAAGGAGCCTGCTCAAGGACCTCTGAAGAGACATAAATATGAAG TTGCAGATTTGGAGGCAGCAAGAAGGACACAGCCAACAAAAGGTGGTGCTCTTGGTCCGGATTGGAATACTGGGCTTGACATGAAGGGTCAGGCACAGGGTTCACATCAAGTCCATGTGGAATATCAATCCGAG GTTAAAAGTGTGTGGACACCAAGTGAATTCAAATCAAGCAACAAAACAGCAGATTGTGTCCCTTCTAGCACAACTTCATCTGAAAAACGTGCAACAGAAACAACAGAATGGCCAGTTTATGTGCATCTTACCAATGGGAAAACATACGGATGTGACTTTGTGGTCAGCGCAACTGGTGTCACTCCCAACACAGCATTGTTTCAAAACCAAATTAACTTGGACCTCGCAGATGATAAAGGTATGAAAGTGGACGATCACATGAGGACCAATGTTGAACATATATACGCAGCTGGCGATGTATGCACTGCATCATGGGAACCTGCCACACACTGGATGCAAATGCGCCTCTGGTCCCAGGCACGGCAAATGGGGGCGTATGCTGCTAAATGCATGGTTGCAGATGCTACTGGCGAATCGATATCACAGGATTTTTGTTTTGAACTTTTTGCACACGTTACAAAGTTTTTTGGGTACAAAGTTGTGCTACTTGGGAAATACAATGCACAAGACTTAGGAAATGAGTATGAAATACTTCTTAGGGTCAGTGACGATAGAGAATTCGTCAAAGTGATACTGTGTAATGGTAAAATGTATGGAGCAATATTAATTGGGGATACGGATCTTGAAGAGACATTTGAAAATCTAATACTAAATGGACTTGATCTGAGTAGGTACGGGGAAGATCTGTTGGATCCAAATATTGAGATTGAAGATTACTTCGATTAA
- the LOC140156709 gene encoding kelch-like protein 14, with protein MACYMVIPEAMDLCAEYLREVKDSFTIEDCYEIWTITSNHSSLTDVARLYRRYLIQNFSKCVQSKEFLEHCSESMILEILSDEDIETDDTTEEQILQGTVTWLKHDWEQRKVNVVDLLKKIRLGLVPVDRLHSILGDELLAIPECKVMVEEVLKLSVTMDTASPPLIKSHSELFATRNTITARLEEDYDDASTGTIVLLKCETETACYKMTKLADIPNRFPYSAEKLSVYRVFVSNENQLYAAIDVEYFDEPGGEESGNQKWNKENNFFQYKSETNEWILLPPMPELLTYPRMVQIKEYIYLIGEVKIDTSKSMIQRFNIRSKSWEILVEDSLLLTPYAISLPTGQILVKAQKYYRSGPNNPDVRHYGYGYWAVVVALYKPATNELLDVSLDTTLDEDSFFVEHDNNCYLVTRGECKDKVNIVICDELDSDKPAIVIGDDVVEDMFEKLDIREQFNPEFTFDKRKLGLVQVPCGCESHVKKREVKLE; from the coding sequence ATGGCTTGTTACATGGTGATACCTGAAGCAATGGATTTATGTGCTGAATATCTGAGAGAAGTCAAAGATAGTTTCACAATTGAAGACTGTTATGAGATATGGACCATTACAAGCAATCATAGCAGTCTTACAGATGTTGCACGATTGTATAGACGTTACCTTATACAGAACTTCTCCAAGTGTGTTCAATCCAAAGAGTTTCTGGAACATTGTTCAGAAAGTATGATACTCGAGATTCTCAGTGATGAAGATATCGAGACAGACGACACGACTGAAGAACAGATTCTGCAAGGAACAGTAACATGGCTGAAGCATGATTGGGAGCAGCGCAAAGTCAATGTAGTTGACCTCCTGAAGAAGATACGTCTTGGTCTGGTACCAGTTGACAGACTCCACAGTATCCTTGGTGATGAGTTACTAGCTATACCCGAGTGTAAGGTGATGGTGGAGGAGGTTCTCAAGTTGAGTGTTACTATGGATACGGCTTCACCGCCATTGATCAAAAGTCACTCAGAGTTGTTTGCTACTAGAAACACTATCACAGCTAGATTGGAAGAAGACTATGATGATGCCAGCACTGGTACCATAGTTTTATTAAAATGTGAAACTGAAACAGCATGTTATAAGATGACTAAGTTGGCTGATATTCCTAATCGATTTCCATATTCTGCCGAGAAATTAAGTGTGTATAGGGTATTTGTCAGCAATGAAAATCAGTTGTATGCTGCAATTGATGTTGAGTATTTTGATGAACCAGGTGGTGAAGAAAGTGGAAATCAGAAATGGAATAAGGAAAATAACTTTTTCCAGTACAAGTCTGAGACAAATGAATGGATCTTGCTTCCACCAATGCCTGAATTATTGACCTATCCTAGAATGGTGCAAATAAAAGAATACATATATTTGATCGGTGAAGTTAAAATTGACACGTCCAAGAGTATGATTCAACGATTCAATATTCGCAGCAAATCATGGGAAATTCTTGTAGAGGACTCATTGCTTCTTACACCGTATGCTATTTCACTACCAACGGGACAGATATTAGTCAAAGCGCAGAAATATTATAGATCAGGTCCCAATAATCCTGATGTCAGGCATTATGGATATGGATACTGGGCTGTTGTAGTTGCTCTGTATAAACCAGCTACCAATGAATTACTGGATGTCTCGCTTGATACCACATTAGATGAAGATTCATTCTTTGTGGAGCATGATAATAACTGCTACCTGGTTACTAGAGGTGAATGCAAAGACAAAGTAAATATAGTTATCTGTGATGAGCTTGATAGTGATAAGCCTGCAATTGTAATTGGAGATGATGTTGTTGAAGACATGTTTGAGAAATTAGATATTAGAGAGCAGTTTAATCCAGAATTTACTTTTGACAAGCGCAAACTTGGGTTGGTTCAAGTGCCTTGTGGTTGTGAATCACATGTGAAGAAAAGAGAAGTAAAGCTGGAGTAG
- the LOC140156710 gene encoding uncharacterized protein, whose amino-acid sequence MVTVSTEDLLHPEILSRETLVTILSQRQIKLDHSQRLNKEVLVEIFHRTVTPLAQREPRGNRRGKATAKKIKRLYGKKTFKLDDNKGEADGKSLNRSQDTQSQQGGLLISANIPSSKARLKPPPVVKNRGIIRLNSSSKPASSSSSLAKSTKTEDEGEKTNTLTPIKVIRLGESKSSLEGDVAKISLKSPAVISQSQKISLKRPSAELSGDTSSSEDTKPASTTSPTQSGEDSTSPKKKIKKITWP is encoded by the exons ATGGTTACAGTATCAACAGAAGATTTGCTGCATCCAGAAATTCTCAGTAGAGAAACACTGGTAACCATTCTTTCACAG AGACAAATAAAATTGGATCATTCTCAGAGACTCAACAAAGAAGTGTTAGTGGAAATATTCCATCGTACAGTGACACCACTAGCGCAGAGAGAGCCAAGGGGTAACAGGCGAGGTAAAGCCACAGCTAAGAAAATCAAAAGGCTGTATGgaaagaaaacatttaaattagATGATAACAAAGGAGAGGCAGATGGGAAATCATTAAATAG GTCACAGGATACACAAAGTCAACAAGGTGGTCTTCTTATCTCTGCCAATATTCCATCATCAAAAGCCAGATTAAAACCTCCACCGGTAGTGAAGAACCGCGGCATTATCAGACTCAACTCTTCTTCAAAGCCAGCTTCCTCATCTTCATCCCTAGCAAAGAGTACTAAAACTGAGGATGAAG GTGAAAAGACGAATACCTTGACACCAATCAAAGTGATAAGACTAGGTGAATCCAAGTCATCTCTTGAAGGAGATGTCGCCAAGATATCACTCAAATCACCGGCAGTAATCTCACAATCACAGAAGATATCACTCAAGAGACCATCAGCAGAG TTATCTGGTGACACATCGTCATCTGAAGATACCAAACCTGCCTCAACCACATCACCTACA